The Candidatus Thermoplasmatota archaeon genome segment GTCACTGACTATCTTTGAAATGAAACTTTTACAAACAAGATGCAAACCTATAGATGATTTGCTTGGCGGGGGAATTGAAAGTAGCACAATAACCGAGGTTTACGGTGAGGCTGGTAGTGGAAAAACAAATCTTTGCCTTCAGGTTTCTAGGGAATATGCTACATGTGTTGGAAAAGTAGCATATATTGACACAGAGGGCATTTCGCTTGAGAGGTTACGTCAAATAAGCGAAGGCTATGATTACAAAAAAATATTGTCAAACATCCTGTTTTTTACTCCTCATTCTTTTGAGGAACAAGAAAAAATGATAGATGATGCTTTGAAGATAAAGGATGTTGGTTTGATAGTTGTTGATACAATCAATATGTTATATCGTCTAATGCTTGAGGATGACGAGGATGGTGCGGTTCGTTCTCTTAATAGACAGATGACAACATTGCAGCTTGCTGCACGTAAAAAAGATTTGTATGTTGTTCTTTCCGCTCAGGTTTATACTGCTGAGAACGATGATGTGAAACCTTTTGCTGGGCGTGGAATAGAACACATAGCTAAAACCATTCTCAAGTTTGAGAGAGTTGGTATGGGTAAGAGGCAGGTGACAATCATTAAACATAGGTCTCAGCCAGAGGGAAAGAAAACTGTTTTTAGTATAACTAGTAGAGGCTTGGAATGAGCAAGGTTG includes the following:
- the radB gene encoding DNA repair and recombination protein RadB, which codes for MSLTIFEMKLLQTRCKPIDDLLGGGIESSTITEVYGEAGSGKTNLCLQVSREYATCVGKVAYIDTEGISLERLRQISEGYDYKKILSNILFFTPHSFEEQEKMIDDALKIKDVGLIVVDTINMLYRLMLEDDEDGAVRSLNRQMTTLQLAARKKDLYVVLSAQVYTAENDDVKPFAGRGIEHIAKTILKFERVGMGKRQVTIIKHRSQPEGKKTVFSITSRGLE